The Streptomyces sp. NL15-2K genome contains a region encoding:
- a CDS encoding DUF885 domain-containing protein → MSTTAKLADELLDVIAQEDPLNEFIQGLPGYDHLLSDHDEAAEARLRDRAADIAAAAGELDPAEPDWATQAVVTQQAAAVVDRIDARLVEHTMADYLVSPIARLLTMVPLARPITVEQERSYLTRLATIPDYLAKVTARHRSGVAAGRLPVGERARYAITRLDGYLADAAGDPLRQPLLSGSRVAERDRLIEDVVRPAFAAYRQALDTDIAPHGRSPERAGLCWLPDGDASYAALARMHTTTDRTPEQLHQIGLDLIEQLAEEYVAIGSRVFGVRTVAEVHHRLRTDTALRWGSAQELVAAARSAVERAEKAAPQWFGLMPSHGCVVEPTPEADAPNAAAAWYSPAALDGSRPGTYLVNTYRATERDRYVSEALTFHEAVPGHHFQITVAQELAELPQLRRLVLINSYSEGWGLYAERLAEEMGLYSDDIARLGMLAMDSTRAARLVVDTGVHAFGWSRRRVVEYLRTNTVMAEVEIQSETDRYIEMPGQALSYMIGRLEIQRLRARAERELGAAFDVRAFHDLVLGGGALPMAVLDDAVAAWTANVAAH, encoded by the coding sequence ATGAGCACCACGGCCAAGCTTGCCGACGAGCTACTCGACGTCATTGCCCAAGAGGATCCTCTCAACGAGTTCATCCAGGGCCTGCCGGGTTACGACCATCTGCTGAGCGACCACGACGAGGCGGCGGAGGCGCGATTGCGGGACCGGGCGGCGGACATCGCCGCCGCCGCGGGTGAACTCGATCCGGCGGAGCCGGACTGGGCGACCCAGGCGGTGGTGACGCAGCAGGCCGCGGCAGTGGTGGACCGGATCGACGCCCGGCTGGTCGAGCACACGATGGCCGACTACCTGGTCTCACCGATCGCCCGGCTCCTCACCATGGTGCCTCTCGCTCGACCGATCACCGTGGAGCAGGAACGCAGTTACCTCACGCGGCTGGCCACGATTCCCGACTACCTCGCGAAGGTCACGGCCCGCCACCGCAGCGGGGTGGCCGCCGGCCGGCTCCCGGTCGGGGAACGGGCGCGCTATGCGATAACCCGCCTGGACGGTTATCTCGCGGACGCGGCGGGTGACCCGTTACGCCAGCCGCTACTGAGTGGTTCTCGGGTGGCCGAGCGGGATCGTCTGATCGAGGACGTGGTCCGGCCGGCGTTCGCCGCCTACCGGCAAGCACTCGACACCGACATCGCACCGCACGGCCGTTCCCCGGAACGGGCCGGCCTGTGCTGGCTGCCGGACGGGGACGCCAGTTACGCCGCCCTCGCGCGGATGCACACGACGACCGACCGTACCCCCGAGCAGTTGCATCAGATCGGCCTCGACCTGATCGAGCAGCTGGCCGAGGAGTACGTGGCGATCGGCTCCAGAGTCTTCGGGGTGCGTACGGTTGCCGAGGTGCACCACCGGTTGCGCACGGACACCGCGTTGCGCTGGGGCAGTGCGCAGGAGTTGGTGGCGGCAGCGCGGTCCGCGGTGGAGCGCGCGGAGAAGGCGGCGCCGCAGTGGTTCGGCCTGATGCCCTCGCACGGATGCGTCGTGGAGCCCACCCCGGAGGCGGACGCGCCCAATGCGGCCGCCGCCTGGTACAGCCCGGCGGCGCTGGACGGCTCGCGACCGGGCACGTACCTCGTCAACACCTACCGCGCGACCGAGCGGGACCGGTACGTGTCGGAGGCCCTCACCTTCCACGAGGCGGTGCCCGGACACCACTTCCAGATCACGGTCGCTCAGGAGCTGGCGGAACTGCCGCAGCTTCGGCGCTTGGTGTTGATCAACTCCTACAGCGAGGGCTGGGGGTTGTACGCCGAGCGGCTGGCCGAAGAGATGGGCCTGTATTCCGACGACATCGCGCGGCTCGGCATGCTCGCGATGGATTCGACCCGGGCGGCCCGACTGGTGGTGGACACCGGAGTGCACGCATTCGGTTGGAGTCGCCGGCGGGTGGTGGAGTATCTGCGGACCAACACGGTGATGGCAGAGGTGGAGATTCAGTCCGAAACCGACCGCTACATCGAGATGCCCGGCCAGGCACTGTCCTACATGATCGGGCGGCTGGAGATCCAACGGCTTCGGGCCCGGGCCGAGCGGGAACTGGGCGCGGCCTTCGACGTCCGAGCCTTTCACGACCTCGTCCTGGGCGGCGGAGCCCTGCCGATGGCCGTGCTGGACGACGCGGTGGCCGCATGGACGGCGAACGTGGCCGCCCACTGA
- a CDS encoding aminotransferase class I/II-fold pyridoxal phosphate-dependent enzyme — MEDIAAAGDSAGGDEWINLSPGNPSYIPEVVAAWQRLTRETLDAQFVETSTCYGPSRGTHVLVEAIVEYFNSAYGWSIEPANVVVGPGSQMLAFIATTLFTGPDGNDRLRRLVLPRLPDYTGYQGLGLDSGGIIGVEPRVVGNGERSFRYRVDVEALRRLDNMGMMLLSNPANPTGSTIDADELDVLIELAEYHDAPLVIDHAYGQPFPGIVHTHLAPVIHSRVINLFTLSKAGLPGERIAFAIGPAPLIDPMVSFMANATLHAPQLVQATAARALSERHIDVLTAQHIKPYYRAKRTMAEQLLAEALPEHIDWRLHSSDGGMFCWLNVDHDWFDDLQLYRLLKRNGMFIVPGRHFFVAPLESPFLRTHGTRCFRLSLSPDDRLIAEGVRRLAKALEELCTYSET; from the coding sequence ATGGAGGATATCGCCGCAGCGGGGGACAGCGCCGGTGGAGACGAATGGATCAATCTCAGCCCCGGGAATCCTTCGTACATCCCCGAGGTCGTCGCTGCATGGCAACGGCTCACCAGGGAGACCCTGGACGCGCAGTTCGTCGAGACCAGCACTTGCTACGGCCCTTCGCGGGGCACACATGTCCTGGTCGAAGCCATCGTCGAGTACTTCAATTCGGCCTACGGCTGGTCGATCGAGCCCGCGAACGTTGTCGTCGGACCCGGAAGCCAGATGCTGGCCTTCATCGCGACAACGCTGTTCACCGGGCCGGACGGCAACGACCGGCTGCGGCGCCTGGTCCTGCCGCGCCTGCCCGACTACACGGGCTACCAGGGGCTCGGCCTGGACTCGGGCGGAATCATCGGAGTGGAACCGCGAGTCGTCGGGAACGGGGAGCGGTCCTTCCGGTACCGCGTCGATGTGGAGGCACTGCGCCGGCTCGACAACATGGGCATGATGCTGCTGTCCAACCCGGCCAACCCCACGGGCAGCACCATCGATGCCGATGAACTCGATGTACTGATCGAGCTGGCCGAGTACCACGACGCCCCCCTGGTCATCGACCACGCGTACGGGCAGCCTTTCCCCGGCATCGTGCACACCCACCTTGCGCCTGTCATCCACTCCCGGGTGATCAATCTGTTCACCCTGTCGAAGGCGGGTCTGCCCGGAGAGCGAATTGCTTTTGCGATAGGTCCTGCGCCGCTCATCGACCCCATGGTGTCCTTCATGGCGAATGCGACGCTGCACGCCCCACAACTGGTGCAGGCCACGGCCGCACGAGCTCTCTCGGAACGGCACATCGATGTACTGACGGCACAGCACATCAAGCCTTACTACAGGGCCAAACGCACGATGGCGGAGCAGCTGCTCGCCGAGGCCCTCCCGGAACACATCGACTGGCGGCTGCACAGCAGCGACGGCGGCATGTTCTGTTGGCTGAACGTGGACCACGACTGGTTCGACGACCTCCAGCTCTACCGACTCCTCAAGCGGAACGGGATGTTCATCGTCCCGGGTCGCCACTTCTTCGTCGCCCCGCTGGAATCGCCGTTCCTACGCACGCACGGGACCCGGTGCTTCCGGCTCAGCTTGAGCCCTGACGACCGGCTGATAGCGGAAGGGGTCCGTCGGCTGGCCAAAGCGCTCGAAGAACTGTGTACATATTCGGAGACATGA
- a CDS encoding acyl carrier protein, with the protein MITSKVHAIWGRALNRDDFSDDDNFFILGGNSLTMTRIQREIHAEIGVAVPMDLLFRKSTVKEISEHIGAALSAD; encoded by the coding sequence GTGATCACTTCGAAGGTCCACGCAATATGGGGCCGCGCTCTCAATCGCGATGATTTTTCCGACGACGACAATTTCTTCATCCTCGGCGGTAACTCACTGACCATGACCAGAATTCAGCGCGAGATCCACGCCGAGATCGGTGTGGCCGTTCCGATGGATCTCCTCTTCCGTAAGTCCACTGTCAAGGAGATCTCCGAGCACATCGGAGCAGCCCTGTCAGCCGACTGA
- a CDS encoding amino acid adenylation domain-containing protein yields the protein MVLKGRHVSLPEDLLVHRVFESHARRTPERTALTCGGSELTYAELNERANRFAHHLISRGAGRGSVIGVCLDRTPELVVSILGIMKAGAAYVPLDPTYPAERLGLMVSQLDQNKLNIVSADTRDLLGQATGELVLVEELTDALAAEPASNPNVDLGNDDLCYVVFTSGSTGTPKATAIRHEGWYNLLEWLRLEYRLDDSADGLTVSSFGFDISQRGLMAPLFCGAAIHLLPSRTFDPVMAYQIIEEKRVRQLHCAPSTLYVLIEHELAVAGSALTQVGHVFIGGEPLSVSRVEEWATRENNTCVLLHQYGVAECTDVASSHTLTDYPRYDGSATPVGPPVYNTEIRILDSDLSEVPDGTTGEVCISGLSVSAGYLNASPADTRRFTELPVADGPMRIYRTGDRGYVTADGELVVVGRADAQVKIRGMRMDLGDVEHGVRSHEFVEDVVVLALPDQAGEPRLVAYVLPAVSPLDTRSLYADLLRVLPHNMIPQQFVAVEAFPLNANGKTDRRALAAMVAA from the coding sequence ATGGTTCTCAAAGGCCGGCACGTCTCCCTTCCCGAAGACCTGCTTGTCCATCGGGTATTCGAGTCCCATGCGCGGCGGACCCCGGAGCGGACCGCTTTGACCTGTGGCGGTTCAGAACTCACCTACGCGGAACTCAACGAGCGGGCGAATCGCTTCGCCCACCACCTGATCTCGCGTGGTGCGGGTCGAGGCTCGGTCATCGGCGTATGCCTGGACCGGACACCGGAGCTTGTCGTCAGCATTCTCGGGATCATGAAGGCCGGCGCGGCCTACGTGCCGTTGGATCCCACCTACCCGGCTGAGCGGTTGGGGCTGATGGTGTCCCAGCTCGATCAGAACAAGCTGAACATCGTCTCTGCGGACACCCGCGACCTGCTCGGCCAGGCAACCGGTGAACTGGTACTCGTCGAGGAGCTGACCGACGCTCTCGCAGCGGAGCCCGCGTCGAACCCGAACGTCGACCTCGGCAACGACGACCTGTGCTACGTGGTATTCACCTCGGGCTCGACCGGAACACCCAAGGCGACGGCCATTCGCCATGAGGGCTGGTACAACCTGCTGGAATGGCTGCGCCTGGAGTACCGGCTGGACGACAGTGCCGACGGGCTGACCGTCAGCTCATTCGGCTTCGACATAAGTCAGCGCGGTCTGATGGCGCCGCTGTTCTGCGGAGCCGCCATCCATCTGCTGCCCAGCCGCACATTCGATCCGGTCATGGCCTATCAGATCATCGAGGAGAAGCGCGTCAGACAACTCCACTGCGCGCCGAGCACCCTCTATGTGCTGATCGAGCACGAGCTTGCCGTGGCAGGCAGCGCTCTGACCCAGGTAGGCCATGTCTTCATCGGCGGTGAACCACTGTCCGTGTCACGGGTCGAGGAATGGGCCACCCGGGAGAACAACACCTGTGTCCTGCTGCACCAGTACGGGGTGGCCGAATGCACTGACGTGGCCAGCTCCCACACATTGACCGACTATCCCCGCTATGACGGGTCGGCGACGCCTGTGGGCCCCCCGGTGTACAACACCGAAATCCGAATCCTGGACTCAGACCTGTCAGAGGTCCCGGACGGCACCACGGGGGAGGTCTGCATCTCGGGCCTGAGCGTCAGCGCGGGGTACCTCAACGCCTCGCCGGCCGACACCCGGCGCTTCACCGAACTGCCCGTCGCGGACGGTCCGATGCGCATCTACCGGACCGGTGACCGGGGCTATGTCACCGCGGACGGAGAACTGGTGGTGGTCGGCCGGGCCGATGCCCAGGTGAAGATCCGCGGCATGCGGATGGATCTCGGTGATGTGGAGCACGGTGTGCGCAGCCACGAGTTCGTGGAGGACGTCGTCGTGCTCGCCCTGCCCGATCAGGCAGGGGAGCCGCGCCTGGTGGCCTATGTGCTGCCGGCGGTGAGCCCTCTCGACACCCGGAGCCTGTACGCGGACCTGCTGCGTGTGCTGCCTCACAACATGATCCCGCAGCAGTTCGTCGCTGTGGAGGCCTTCCCGCTCAACGCGAACGGGAAGACGGACCGCCGGGCACTGGCAGCCATGGTCGCGGCCTGA
- a CDS encoding 2-isopropylmalate synthase: MTAASERGFALSGIKTPAGPRGSHQPWWNPQRGSSMPFRRYARSGPRLPYEPTDRSWPTQSLVKAPLWASVDLRDGNQALSSPMDVERKRRMFELLVRMGFKDIEVGYPSASDADFSFVRMLIENDEIPDDVTISVFTPARLELIDRTFQAIEGADRAMVHLCHATACLWRDVVFGMSTDEVQAMAVRSAEHIARKASSAKGADLRFEYSPETFNVTEPDFVLQVSNTVTALWDASCDRPVTLNLPSTVETDSPNVYADQIEWMHRNLDRRDAVILSVHPHNDRGTAVASAELAVMAGADRIEGTLFGNGERTGNVCLATLALNLFSQGIDPQLDFSDIDEIRRTVEFANRLPTSPRHPYAGDLVYTAFSGTHQDAIAKGLAAIERQALAADIAWSEVPWDVPYLPLDPKDVGRAYESVVRVNSQSGKSGVAHLLMSAYGLDLPRGLRVEYAKRVQRVADDRGSELTSRDLRAIFTEEYLDFAQSALLLKDFRVIREESTTHVEALVVVGNGAEVRLSGTGADTAAAYVDALLDAGFICELLELTEHTVGETLGNGFAAYALLSLNGESWYGAGLAADRDAARLNAVTSAVCRALAS, encoded by the coding sequence ATGACCGCGGCATCAGAGAGAGGGTTCGCATTGTCCGGAATCAAGACGCCTGCGGGCCCGCGCGGTTCGCATCAGCCGTGGTGGAACCCGCAGCGCGGATCCTCCATGCCCTTTCGACGCTACGCGAGGTCCGGACCCCGGCTTCCGTACGAGCCTACCGACCGCAGCTGGCCGACGCAGTCCCTGGTCAAGGCTCCACTGTGGGCTTCGGTCGACCTTCGGGACGGAAACCAGGCGCTGAGCAGCCCGATGGATGTCGAGCGCAAGCGACGCATGTTCGAACTGCTCGTGCGCATGGGCTTCAAGGACATCGAGGTCGGGTACCCCTCCGCGAGCGACGCGGACTTCTCTTTCGTACGCATGCTGATCGAGAACGACGAGATCCCCGACGACGTCACCATCTCCGTCTTCACCCCGGCGCGGCTCGAGCTGATCGACCGGACCTTCCAGGCCATCGAGGGCGCCGACCGGGCGATGGTGCATCTGTGCCATGCGACCGCCTGTCTGTGGCGCGACGTCGTGTTCGGTATGAGCACTGACGAGGTGCAGGCGATGGCCGTCCGGTCGGCTGAGCACATCGCCCGGAAGGCGAGTTCCGCCAAGGGTGCGGACCTGCGGTTCGAGTACTCGCCGGAGACGTTCAACGTGACGGAGCCCGATTTCGTTCTCCAGGTGTCGAACACCGTCACGGCGCTCTGGGACGCGAGCTGCGACCGCCCGGTCACGCTGAACCTTCCGAGCACGGTGGAGACCGACTCCCCCAACGTCTATGCGGACCAGATCGAATGGATGCACCGCAATCTCGACCGTCGGGACGCCGTCATCCTTTCCGTGCATCCGCACAACGACCGCGGCACGGCCGTGGCCTCCGCCGAGCTGGCCGTGATGGCCGGGGCGGACCGGATCGAAGGCACCCTCTTCGGCAACGGCGAACGTACCGGCAACGTATGCCTGGCGACTCTCGCACTGAACCTCTTCAGCCAGGGCATCGACCCTCAGCTGGACTTCTCCGACATCGACGAGATCCGCCGCACGGTCGAGTTCGCCAATCGGCTCCCCACCTCTCCCCGTCACCCCTATGCCGGCGACCTCGTCTATACCGCGTTCTCGGGAACTCACCAGGACGCCATCGCAAAAGGCCTCGCCGCGATCGAACGCCAAGCCCTCGCAGCCGACATCGCTTGGAGCGAGGTGCCCTGGGACGTCCCCTACCTGCCCCTCGACCCCAAGGACGTGGGGCGGGCCTACGAATCAGTCGTCAGAGTCAACAGCCAGTCCGGCAAGAGTGGTGTGGCGCACCTGCTCATGAGCGCTTATGGGCTGGACCTGCCGCGCGGGCTCCGGGTGGAGTACGCCAAGCGGGTGCAACGTGTCGCCGACGACCGTGGCTCGGAGCTGACGTCCCGGGATCTCCGCGCGATCTTCACCGAGGAGTACCTCGATTTCGCGCAGTCGGCACTTCTGCTCAAGGACTTCCGCGTCATCCGCGAGGAATCCACGACGCACGTCGAGGCCCTCGTGGTTGTGGGCAACGGTGCGGAGGTACGGCTGAGCGGAACCGGAGCCGACACTGCTGCCGCCTATGTGGACGCACTTCTGGACGCCGGTTTCATATGTGAACTCCTAGAACTGACGGAACACACCGTCGGTGAAACTCTCGGCAACGGCTTCGCCGCCTATGCGTTGCTCAGCCTGAACGGGGAGTCCTGGTACGGGGCCGGACTTGCCGCTGATCGGGACGCCGCCCGGCTCAACGCCGTGACCTCCGCCGTCTGTCGAGCCCTGGCTTCCTGA
- a CDS encoding MFS transporter codes for MRTYRELVRTPEFTPLFFAYSGQIAAQTVSGLALSTLIYTATGSPLLSTLAMFGPSLAQVIGATTLLSGADRLPPRAALTGMSLIFGLSTAVQAIPGLPVWAVFAILLGQGVIAAVGGGVSFGLLNEILPSDGYVLGSSVLSMAMGLMQICGYAVGGVLTTALSPRDTLLIGAALYLAASFVALAGLSRRPPRALGRASATETWRNNVRLWSSKSRRFVYLSFWLPCGLVVGCESLYVAYAPRHAGLLFASGAFGMLVGDILTGRLLPQRYRERLGVPLLLLLAAPYLIFALHPALPLALLAVMFATVGYSANWVLQERLLSLTPGELSGQALGLYTSGMRTMQGLGAALAGAVAEFSSPSTGIAVNAALAIMITLVLMPGLRSDRGIDRAGRAVAPEQPHLTTGGETT; via the coding sequence ATGCGCACCTATCGCGAACTCGTCCGCACGCCGGAGTTCACACCGCTCTTCTTCGCGTACTCCGGGCAGATAGCCGCCCAGACGGTCAGCGGACTGGCCCTCAGCACGCTGATCTACACGGCCACCGGCTCACCACTGCTGTCCACACTCGCCATGTTCGGCCCCTCTCTCGCCCAGGTGATCGGCGCGACCACGCTGCTGTCGGGAGCCGATCGTCTGCCGCCCCGTGCCGCGCTGACCGGCATGAGCCTGATCTTCGGCCTGAGTACGGCCGTCCAGGCCATCCCCGGTCTGCCCGTGTGGGCTGTCTTCGCCATCCTCCTGGGCCAGGGGGTGATCGCGGCGGTGGGCGGCGGCGTGAGCTTCGGACTGCTGAACGAGATCCTCCCGAGCGACGGATACGTGCTGGGCAGCTCGGTGCTCAGCATGGCCATGGGCCTCATGCAGATCTGCGGGTACGCGGTCGGCGGCGTGCTCACGACGGCCTTGTCACCGCGTGACACGCTGCTCATCGGTGCCGCCCTCTACCTTGCCGCCTCGTTCGTCGCCCTGGCCGGCCTCAGCCGCCGCCCGCCGCGAGCCCTCGGGCGGGCCTCAGCCACCGAGACCTGGCGGAACAACGTACGGCTGTGGTCCTCCAAGTCACGCCGCTTCGTCTACCTCTCCTTCTGGCTTCCGTGCGGACTGGTCGTCGGTTGCGAGTCCCTCTACGTCGCCTATGCACCGAGGCACGCGGGACTTCTCTTCGCCTCCGGCGCGTTCGGCATGCTGGTCGGCGACATCCTGACGGGTCGGCTCCTGCCTCAGCGGTACAGGGAGCGCCTGGGTGTGCCGTTGTTGCTGCTGCTCGCCGCTCCTTACCTGATCTTCGCTCTGCATCCGGCACTGCCCTTGGCGTTGCTGGCCGTCATGTTCGCCACCGTCGGATATTCGGCCAACTGGGTCCTTCAGGAACGCCTGTTGTCGCTGACCCCCGGGGAGCTGAGCGGGCAGGCGCTGGGCCTCTACACCTCCGGCATGCGCACCATGCAGGGCCTCGGTGCCGCCCTCGCGGGCGCGGTGGCCGAGTTCTCCTCGCCTTCGACGGGGATAGCCGTGAACGCCGCTCTCGCAATCATGATCACGCTGGTCCTGATGCCGGGGCTGCGCTCCGATCGCGGAATCGACCGAGCCGGCCGGGCTGTGGCACCCGAGCAACCGCATCTCACGACTGGGGGAGAAACGACATGA
- a CDS encoding 2OG-Fe(II) oxygenase: MSSARDVLHNEGVVLLRAGEYLYSAEEIDEVIALCMKLPHGDGIGDENRLGVGRILVDPVDIARGERGYEPAKVDAPEIAQKILDIVASQKALAFWADCFGQDEVTVRRAQTNFLHEGNEVGWHNDHEANPQYRFSIVIGLTDDYSGGEFLARITPEDERRFRVNRGDVLVAKAELQHAVSVVESGKRMSLVLFTT; this comes from the coding sequence ATGAGCTCAGCCAGGGATGTGCTCCACAATGAGGGAGTCGTGCTGCTCCGGGCGGGCGAGTACCTCTACTCGGCGGAGGAGATCGACGAGGTGATCGCGCTGTGCATGAAGCTGCCGCACGGGGACGGGATCGGGGACGAGAACCGGCTCGGAGTCGGACGGATCCTCGTCGATCCGGTGGACATCGCCCGAGGAGAGCGCGGCTACGAGCCCGCGAAGGTCGATGCGCCCGAGATCGCACAGAAGATCCTGGACATCGTGGCCTCGCAGAAGGCGCTGGCGTTCTGGGCCGACTGCTTCGGCCAGGACGAGGTGACGGTGCGCCGGGCGCAGACCAACTTCCTCCACGAGGGCAACGAGGTCGGCTGGCACAACGACCACGAGGCGAACCCGCAGTACCGGTTCAGCATCGTGATCGGCCTGACCGACGACTACTCCGGCGGTGAGTTCCTCGCCCGGATCACCCCGGAGGACGAGCGCCGCTTCCGGGTCAACCGCGGGGACGTCCTGGTGGCCAAGGCAGAGCTGCAGCACGCCGTGAGCGTGGTGGAGTCCGGCAAGCGCATGTCACTGGTCCTGTTCACGACCTGA